Genomic DNA from Prevotella intermedia ATCC 25611 = DSM 20706:
ATACCATGCAACGAATAGCCCATAATGCGGTCTTTCGCCCTGTCGCGCTGTATAACCTCCAACAAATCACCACGTTCGCCGTGCGAAACATACTGCAAAGAAACCTGTTCGCGGTTTTGCGAAATGGCTTGATAGATAGATTGGAACACGGGCACAAGTTGTTCGATAAAGGCTACACGCTTCTTGTAAATCTCTGTTCCGTACTCTGCCATCTGCATTTCCAAGAGTTCCAACAGCGTACTGTCGGGTTCTTCCTCTTGTTTCAGCAAGCTATTACGTTGCTGCAAAGCCTTGTTGTAGCGCGTAAGCGATTCTATGTAAGGGCGGTCGTACTGAGAAATAACAACGTCCATAAGGCGACGACGTTCCTCGCTCCCACCTTCGATAATCGAAATGTCGGACGGCGATACGAAGATTAAGGGTATCAGACCGATGTGTTCCGACAGTTTCTTGTATTCTTTCTTGTTCCGCTTGAAATGCTTTTTCGAGCCTCGCTTCATACTGCAATACACTTGCTCTCGGTCTTCCGCATTTGTTGTATAGTCGCCTTCCAATACAAAGAAGTCGCTACTATGGCACATAACCTCCGAATCTTTCGAATTAAAGGCACTTTTACAGAACGAAAGATAATACACGGCATCGAGCAAGTTGGTCTTACCTACTCCGTTATGTCCAATAAAACAGTTCAACTTAGCCGACAAATTGAGTGTTGCCGCTTCTATGTTCTTGTAATTTATAATTGAAAGCTTGTCTAATCGCATGTAGTTTCTGCAAGTTTTGTCTAACAACTTGGGCATACAAAGATACGGAAATTAATGCTTATAATGAAAAATGTGCCCACTTTTGTTTTAAAGAACAAAAAAAGAGTTGCCTTTCGACAACTCTTTTTTCTTAACAACCACTACCGTCTATATTGCACGACGGTGCGTCGCTCCTGTTCGGTTGCAAGCCCGCATCCTCTGCATTCAGCGTTACGGTGCCGTCTTCCAACACAAAACAAGGTATGCCTGCATAGCCTTTCGCACGCGCTTCTGCAAAAACAGGGTTGTTGTCGCGCAAGCGTAAAAACTCTTTCAGAAAGCGAACGTGCTCGCCAATATCTATTACTTCGTATCGGCTGTCGCCTTTTACCTGCTCATCTACTGCCACACAGTCTGGGCAAGTTTTCATTCCATATATCTTTATCATAGCTATCGTGTTTAATGATTGCAAATCTTGCTTGCATCTACTGTAAATTCATCGCTGTTGGAAGGCATGAACTTCCCTTTTTCCTCAAGGAAATCAACAAGTTCTTCAGCCGTCATTCCTTCCACAGAACAAGTGTGGAAACGTTCCTCTGTGCCGAATTTATCAACAATTGCTTTTACTAAACTTTCCTTTGTGCTATAACTGTTGCCCTCCATCATGTGGAGAACATCGTGTCCATGTGCCATTTTCGTATCCTTTCTTTTAATTTGTTGCGTCGCATAAAGCGACTTCGTTTTTCTTAATTACTTTATAAAACACAGAACGAGGAATATCATTGCTGAAATTCCTCGTCCGCTTTGGGTGGACGGTGGGACTCGAACCCACGACATTCAGAACCACAATCTGACGCTCTAACCAACTGAACTACGCCCACCATGTTTTTGTTTGCTTTTCAAAAGCGAGTGCAAAGGTAGGAATTTTATTTATTTTACCCAAATAAAATCCGTACTTTTTTATTTCGTTTTATTACTTTGCAGGAGTTGCAGGAGTCTTAGCGGCTTCGCCTTGTGCTGCTGGAGCAGCTTGCTTTTGCTGACTTGCACCGAAGTTAGGCAAGTTGTTTGGATTGGTAGCACTACCTTCTGTTGCAGCCTTTTCA
This window encodes:
- the recF gene encoding DNA replication/repair protein RecF (All proteins in this family for which functions are known are DNA-binding proteins that assist the filamentation of RecA onto DNA for the initiation of recombination or recombinational repair.) yields the protein MRLDKLSIINYKNIEAATLNLSAKLNCFIGHNGVGKTNLLDAVYYLSFCKSAFNSKDSEVMCHSSDFFVLEGDYTTNAEDREQVYCSMKRGSKKHFKRNKKEYKKLSEHIGLIPLIFVSPSDISIIEGGSEERRRLMDVVISQYDRPYIESLTRYNKALQQRNSLLKQEEEPDSTLLELLEMQMAEYGTEIYKKRVAFIEQLVPVFQSIYQAISQNREQVSLQYVSHGERGDLLEVIQRDRAKDRIMGYSLHGIHKDDLVMSLGGFPIKREGSQGQNKTFVLALKLAQFNFLKRAAGNKTPLLLLDDIFDKLDADRVEQIVKLVSGDSFGQIFITDTNRDHLDKILGNNSFDYKLFSVENGEVTERSAANV
- a CDS encoding YecH family metal-binding protein, with amino-acid sequence MAHGHDVLHMMEGNSYSTKESLVKAIVDKFGTEERFHTCSVEGMTAEELVDFLEEKGKFMPSNSDEFTVDASKICNH